The sequence AACCCGTGCAAACGGTGATGCGGCGCTACGGCATCGAGAATCCGTATGAACAGCTGAAAGAGCTGACACGCGGTAAAGGAATTACCCGTGAGGCGCTGCAAACGTTTGTAAGCGGCCTGGCGATTCCTGACGAGGCGAAAGCGCGACTGCTAGAGATGACGCCGGGTTCGTATGTCGGGATGGCGGCTGAGCTGGCACAGCGGATTAAGTAAGGCCTGAAGATGTGTGCCTGAGTGATGTGGGGCTGAGGTGGCGCGCGCCGAGCCTCAAACTAGTTCGCTGCATCACTCAGGCCAGCATCGCAGCCACGCTCACCACAAAACCACAAAACCACAAAGCGCAGCCAGCCCCCTCCAAAGCAAACCATGAGGCCAGAAATGGAGCCCCTCAAGCCCTCCTGCCGCGCATCTCGATCAACCCCAGCACCTGCCGCACGATCTCTTGCGGCGCTGGCTCAATACTCACCGTCACGGCTTCATCAGCTCCCGGCACCTCAAGCGTATCGAGCTGGCTTTGCAGCAGCGACGGATCAAAAAAGTGCCCAGTGCGGGTTTGCAGACGCTGCTGCAACAACGCCGGCGTACCGTGCAAATAGATAAAGCACACGTCGTGATCGCCGCCCCCGCGTAGCACATCCCGGTACGCCCGCTTTAACGACGAGCAGGTGAACACCGCCGTCTCCCCCGCCCGCTGCTTTGCTTCAATCGCATCACGAATCGCTTGCAGCCACGGCCAGCGATCTTCGTCGGTCAGCGCAATGCCCTGATGCATCTTTGCCTTGTTCGCGGCGCTGTGAAATGCATCGCCATCGGTAAAGCTGCAATGCAACTGCTGTGCCAGCAATTCGCCAATCAGCGTCTTGCCTGCGCCTGAAACCCCCATCACGATCAGAATCATCACCGGCCTCTCAAAGCACGGCCGCTAGCGCAAAGGTCAAGCCCAGCCCCAGCAGCGAAATAATGGTTTCGCACAACGACCAGGTCTTAAACGTCTGCCCTACCGTCATGCCGAAATACTCTTTAATCAGCCAGAAGCCGCCGTCATTCACGTGCGA is a genomic window of Paraburkholderia bonniea containing:
- a CDS encoding gluconokinase, which encodes MILIVMGVSGAGKTLIGELLAQQLHCSFTDGDAFHSAANKAKMHQGIALTDEDRWPWLQAIRDAIEAKQRAGETAVFTCSSLKRAYRDVLRGGGDHDVCFIYLHGTPALLQQRLQTRTGHFFDPSLLQSQLDTLEVPGADEAVTVSIEPAPQEIVRQVLGLIEMRGRRA